DNA from Chloroherpetonaceae bacterium:
AATAATTTTTCTGCACATGCCGATCGAAATGAATTGCTTGAATACATCGGAAAGTACGATCGCAAGTCGATGAAAAAAATATTTTTGGTACACGGTGAAGATGAGGCAACGAAAGGGTTGAAGGATGGTTTAAATGAAATTGGGTTTCAACGTGTGTTTATCCCTAACCGACGTGAATCATTTAATCTTGGGGAATAACTTTTATTCTACTGATAAAATGAGTGCAACTTAAGATGATTTTTTTTCTAACATCGATTGAAAAACTGCCTTTAATTGGATAACAACTTCTCGAAACCGGAATCGAAGAATTTCTTTGAAAATAAATCGATCAACTTGATTGAAAAGATGCAAATCCAACGAAAGATTTCTCAATACTTTTGATTCAGAAAGCGTTTTGGCTTCAACCCTTTTTACTTTACGAATCGATTTTCTGAATTCAGCAGTAAATGGAAAAGGATACTTCGCAAGAATTTCTTCCGATTCAAATACCCAAATTTCTTTGCCTCGCTTCTGGACAAAAACATGTTTATTCGTGTATTCCAAGATATGACGAAGCCGAACTTCAATCATTCGATCGTTTTGAATAAACTCTGTTTTAGCTGATGGATGGTCTTTGACCAAAAGTATTTTTCCGCCTTTCTCTTTATGAACTTTCATTACAGCTTTCAAGAAAAGAGATTCAGATTTGGTTACGAGACCATCAATTGCCATTCTATGATAAGAAGTAACCAAATAATAGAGGAGGAATTGATTTTTTTGGGTGAAATAGGCAGGCCCAAAGACACGGTTTTCACCGTTAAAAGCAACCACCACGAGGCCTTTCAAGGGGCTTAACGATTCAAACTCTGCAAGGCTTTCTGCCGGGTTAATTCTATTTTCGGATGAAGACTCTTGATCCGAATTTGGGGTATCCTCTATATCCATAATCAGCTCCTTAAAACAAAAGTTGAAGTAATCTCCTTCACAATAAAAAAAAGTGAGTTAATAAATTCATTAAGAGAAGTTACAAAACGTACTTTTTCTTTTTGGGATGAATATCACACCTTTCAATTTTTTTGTTTCGTTTTGATAAACCCTTTCCATACATCAGTTTTATTTATTATACGAAAATCGGAAAGAGGGAATGGATGGTCAAAAAGGAAATAGGCTTTGGAAAGAGAATCTTGTTTCATTTCAAGATTAAGATTTCCAAAACCGATGCGCTTTAAGTCGAGAACTTTGTTGCCAAGGGCTAAAAATATTTTCCGCACCTCACGGTTCTTTCCTTCGGTTAAGCAAATGGTCGCGCTATGACTGGTTATCATTTGAAAAGATAAAGGTTTTGCAAGATACTCACTTCCGCGTTCTTGAATTAAAATGCCATTGGAGATGATTTCAATGTCTTTATCGGATAGAGGCTCGCGAAGCCGCAGAAAATATTTTTTAGGAATTTCATTTTCAGGATTAGTTAAAAAATTGGCGAAAACCGAGTCATTGGTGAAAAGTAATAAACCGGTTGAATCAAGATCTAGCCTTCCAACAGGGTTGATCCCATTGGTGTGTTGATTTCCTCTATATCGAAGGAAGGCATCGTAAACAGTTTTGCGCCCCAGTTCATCGCGTTTTGTAGTGACTTCTCCTTTTGGTTTATGGTAAATGAGATAAACAAAATCTTTCATTTGATTTTGGCTTGACTGAATGGGGTGGGAGCCGGTGATTGAAATATCAGAATCAGGATTGACCAGTTGTAAGGGGTGAGTAGCTTTTATGCCATTGACAAAGACGAGGCCGTTGAGAATGAGTGACTGAGCCTCTCGCCGAGAGCCCAGCCCTCTTTTAGAGATGAGACGTTCTAGTTTTTCTTTCATCCGCCAATAAAAACAGAGGTGCTATCGGCTTGCTTTTTTGCGCCTTTCAGCAAGTAGCTTTGAACTTTTCCCTTTCCTTTAAGATCTAATTCCCCACGAGATTCGAGGTAAAATAGGGTTCTATCAATTGAAAAGTTGTTTCACTTACTTGAATTTCACCTGCGATTCCTTGTGACTCAAGGCGGGAAGCAGTATTGACGGTGTCGCCCCAGAGATCATAGATGAATTTTTTATCCCCAATGACACCTGCAACCACAGGGCCGGAGTGGATGCCGATTCTTATGGCAAGGTTGACGCTCCCGGCGCTATCGAAATCGCGTATAACGCCCTGCATCGCGAGTGCAAATTCTGCCACACGTTTGGCGTGATCTTTTTGCGGCTTAGGAATTCCACCGGCAGCCATATAAGAATCGCCGATGGTTTTAATTTTTTCAAGTCCATAAAATTCAGCGAGGGAATCAAAACGAGAGAAAATATCATTGAGAAAAGTGACGAGGGCTTCGGGCGTTGTTCCGATAGAAAGTTTTGTAAAACCAACCAGATCGGCAAAAAGAATGGTGCAATCAGGAAAGCTATCAGCGATTACCGATTCTCCTTTCTTAAGACGCTCGGCGATTGACTCCGGTAAAATATTTAGAAGCAGTTTATCAGACTTGCTCCTTTCTGCTTCGATTTCCGTGTTTTGCTTGGCAAGTTCGCGAGCGGAAAGGCGTTTACTGCGATAAGCAAAGAGAATGAGTACAATAATGATACCTAAAAGTACTAAGCCAATGGTAAATCCATTTTGAAGGATTCGTTGGCTTTCTGTTTTAAGGGTTAGCATTTCAATTTGAGCTTGGCGGACTTCGGCGTCATAACCGGCTTGGATGGCGGCGATACGCTTTTTGGTTTCTTCGCCAATAAGTGAATCGCGAATTGCGGTGGCGTTTCGGAGATACTGAAGCGATGTTGCATAATCGCCTTTGGAGGCAAAGATATCGGAAAGGATGAGAGAAGAGCGTCTTGTTTGTTCCGGCGATTTCAACAGTTGTGAAGTTTGGAGCCCTCGCTTTGCGAAGTCAAGCGATTCACTATACTTTTTTAACATGAGGTAAGAACGGGCGATGTTATTAACCGCCACGGCAACGGCTTGTGGATTTCGCTGTGCTTCGGCAAGAGCAAGTGCTTTGAAATGATATTGAAGCGCATCGCGGTGATTTCCCATCTCGGCGTAGCATTCCCCGGTCAATGAAAGTGCAGCTCGAATCGCGGTTTTATCTTGTTCTTTCTCACGAATTTTTAGCGCATATCCAAAAGACTTTAGAGCATCTTGAAAATTACCTAAGGCTTGAAATGCTTCTCCAATGCGAAGATGGGCATAAGCACTCCCATTGTTTTCACCTAAAGAATCGAAAATTGCGAGCGCCTGTTTGGAAGCATTAAGCGCGGCATCAAGTTGATTATCAATTCGGTAAATATCACCTAAATTATTTAAGGCATAAGCTTTTTGTTTTAGGTCTCCAATCTCTGCTGAAAATTTTTTAGCCTGAATAAAAGACTCAATGGCAAGTGGATAGTTCCCCACGTTTCGATAAGTAACGCCAATAAAGTTCAAGCCTTCAATCAGAGCCGGTTTATCTTGGCGCGATTCCGCCAAAGTGAGGGCTTCTTTGCCATAGCGAATGGATTTGGCGAAATCGATTGAGCGATAAAGCCAACACAATTGATTCAAAATTCTCACCCTCAATGAATCATTGCTTGTCTCAAGCTTTTGAACTAACGATGCTGCAAGGGAGTCCGAATGGCTTTTTATGTTGCCCAGCAGGGCAAGGTCTTGAGCGGAAAGAGAATTGAAAATGGGAGGGAGGGTAAATACGAAAACAGTGAAAAAAAGCGACTTGATTTGGAATAGGAATTCTGTTGTAAGCGAGCGGATTTGAATCTTAAAATGGAAAAAGGTGCTTCGCATTGCTTATGGGGTTACGGTTTGTATTGATTCTTTACCAAACGGAAACTTTGCACTCATTTTGACAGGAAGTTTGCCTTTTGCTGATACTTCGCCTTTCAGCCAACGGACGGCCGCTTGTTCGCAGGCTCGTGCTGATGAATAAGCAATAAGATAAGTGGGTGCTTCGGGATAAGCTAATATTAAATAAGGTGTTCCAAAGGAAATTAAGATGACAGGTGTTTTTGCAGCATTACAAGATTTAATGAGACGCTTCAAAAAGTTATCCAATTCACCATCAAAGCCATATTTGCCTTCAAAGGAACGAATATCTGCATAGCAGGAAACAACGACAGCTGCCGATTTTGGAATTTCTTTCAAAGTTTCATCAAAATCCATTTTGTTGCTTCGCTTATCAATTCGAATGCGTTCAGAATATGCAAAGGAATTTTTGAATGCGGTGTAAAAAGCTTCTCCGTAATTAGAAATTGAACTGTTTGAAATTGATATGTTCAGCATTTTTCGTTTGCGGCGAGTTGTTTTTGGCGCGAGCGGGATGCGCTTTTTTTCCAATTGCAATGCGGTTAATGCATTTTCAGCAATTTCTTGTGAGAGTGAAATCGACGATTGATTGCCAACAATATCAGCAAGGGTTTCAAGGTTTGCAAAGCGCTGTTCATGAAGTTTGAGCCATTCCTTTGCGACAAGAATTCGCCGCGCTGACTCATTAATTCGTTCTTCGGAAATTCTTCCGATTTGAACAGCTGAGAGCACAGAGGCATAAGCCTCGGTAATGTCAGGTGAATCAAGAATGATGTCGATGCCCGCATCAATGGCGGCAATAGCGGCCTCACCTGCGGAGTAAAATTTCCGAACGCCCGCCATTCGCATGCCATCAGTAACAATTAGACCTTGAAAATTCAAGGCTTTTCGAAGAAGGGAATCCACCATCAATTTTGAAAGGCTTGCAGGAATTTTCTCTGAACCGGTAATGGCGGGAACCGCCAAATGCCCCACCATAATGGACATCACGCCGTTTTTGATTGCGCTGCGAAATGGCTTTAGTTCGATGCTATCTAAACGCCCCCGCGAAAATTTAAGTATGGGTAAATCTTTGTGGCTATCGATTTCGGTATCACCGTGACCGGGAAAGTGTTTAACGGTAGCCAAAATCCCTTGAGACTGTGTACCTAAAATGTAGGCATCAGCCATTGCATTAGTAAGTTCAATGTTCTCTCCAAAAGAACGCGTGTTGATAATTGGGTTTGAGGGATTGTTATTTAGATCGACCGAGGGTGCATAATTATGATGAATTCCCATTGCGTGGGCTTCTCGTGCGGTAATCTGCCCGGCTTTATAAGCGAAGAGCGGATTCCAAGTAGCAGCAATACCCATATTGACGGGGAATTCGGTTGCACGGTCGATTCGCATCGTTGCACCCCATTCCATATCTGCCGAAATCAAAAGTGGAAATCTTGCATTGCGTTGCAATCGATTAACAAGCATAGCGGCAGAATAAACATCCCCTTTCATAAGCATTACCCCGCCGACCTTTCCTGCGCGAATAAGTTCAAGCACGCGTTGATACTGTTCGTTATCGCTTGGTAAAAAAACACTTGAACAAGAAGCAGCAAAAAGTTGACCGATTTTTTCTTCAATGGTCATTCGATTAAGAACGGCATCTGCCCAAAGTGAAGGTCGAGAAAAAATTTGCTCCGGCTTGGCTCGCTTTGTCGTATCTAAAAAGGCACTGGTTGGGAATTGGGCTTTGAGTGACTGTAACGATAGAAAGCCTATGACAAAAAACTTAAATAGCTGAGAAAAGAAATCGTAAACCCTTGATATCATTGGTGAAGATTGTTGAAGGAAAAATCAAACGATGTAACTGTGAAAATCAAATTTGGTGTAAATAAGAAACAAGATGAATAAAATCAATGGCTTGAGACAGGTAACTCGATAAAAAAAGTTGACCCTGCGCCTTTCCCTTGTGAATGGGCGTAAATATCGCCACCGTGATCGGTGATTAACTTCTTAGCAATATAAAGCCCCAAGCCGGAAGAGCTTTCTCCGCCGGTTGGTTTTGCAGAAAGTTTTTGGAAACGGCCGAACAGCTTGGCTTGGTCTTCAGCCGTGAGTCCTTGGCCTTCGTCTTTAATAGAAATACGCAAGGGTGAAGAGCCGTTTCCATCCCTGTTCGATTTAGGCGATTCAAAATTAACCCAAATTGTTTTTCCGGGAGGAGAGTACTTGATTGCATTTGATATCAAATTATCAACAACCTCTTTGAATTTTTCTTTATCAACTTCAGCAATAAAAGAATTGCAATCGGTTTCAAAAACAATCGATTGCCCTTTGCGAGATTTCTGATAGTCATTCAATTCGATTACGCCTTTAATGAGATGAGGAAGATCAACGCGTGAAAAATTTAATTCCATTCCAAACGCTTTCGGAGCGGAGTCGAGTAAATCTTTGATGAGCGAAAGCATTCGATCGGAAGAGAGGAAAATCCGCCGAATCATATCAAGATTTTGCGTGGTAATGGGTTTATCCAATTTGGTTTGTTCTTGCAAGATTTCGCTATATCCCAAAACGGATTGCAGGGGATTCTTTAAATCGTGGGCAGCGATTCGAATCAAATCATCCTTAAATGCAACGGCTTCGTAAGCGATTTTCCTTTGGCGTTCTGCTTCCGCGCGCTGTTCTTCCTTTTCTTTCAGGGCAAGGGCTAAGGCTTCATTTTTTTGGCGAATTTCGTTTTCAGATTTCTGCTTGACATAGGAAAAAAATGATAGCGCAACAAGCGATATTACTAAGATAATTACACCAGCGATAAATTGATTTTGAGTGATACGTTGAGAGGCGATTTCGAGCTGCTGCTCGGCTTTGGTGATTGAGAGTTCGGCAATTTCGCGCTCCTTTTTTGCAACCTCATATTGCTCTCTAAAATTGGCTGCGGCCTTCAAGGATTCCTGACTTAAAACCGTGTCTTTGAAATCGGAGTAAACTTTAAAGTACTTCAAAGCTGTTGAAGCTTCTCCCAATTTCTCGTAAAGTGAACTCAATAGAAAAGCCGCATCTTTAATTTCCGATTGTACATGAATTGAATCCGCAATAGCTAACGATTGCTTTGCAAATGGGATTCCTTTTTTCGGTTCACCGGTTGCCAAATACACTTTTCCCAAACCCTTCAAGGCATAGGTGTATAAGCGAGGAGCAGATAGTTTCTTTAAGATGTCAAGCGATTCTTGATAAAGCAATTTCGCCTTGGCGTATTGCTTTAAATCGAAATACACATCGGCAATTCCAATTAATGTATTCGCGACGCCTCGGATATCACCAAGCTTTCTTCTGATTTCAAGAGAGCGGTTATATGATTTCAAGGCATCATCATTGCGTTTCATTTGATGCTCGGTGCTAGCAATGTTTACGAGCAAGATGGATATTCCTCGGTTGTTATTCAGATTTTCAAATGCTTTCAAAGCAGAATTATAAAACTTCAGAGCTTCGTCGAAATTCGATTGCTCGCTATAAACATTCGCGATATTATTCAAAAGCCGAGCTTCCTTGACGGTATCTTTTAGGAATTCAGAAATATGCAACGCTCTGAAGTAATGAGTTAATGCAGGCGTGTACTGACCTTGTTCCGAAAATGCTGCACCGAGTGTGGTTAAGGAACTTAAAGCACCGATACTATCGCCGAGTGTTTCATAAATTTTAAGGCTTTTGAAGAGATACTCTTTGCCCTCGCTGTAGCGGCTTTGATAGACATAATTGATTCCAAAAGCATTGTATGCCGCCGCGATTCCCTTTTGATACCCAATTGATTTAGAAAGTTCAAGTGCAGCGCTGGCGCAGCTATCGGCTGAGTTATAATCATCATTGTTATAAAATTCAGATGCTTGATAGGCAAGCGAATCGGCAAGGGCTTGTTTAGCTTCGAGTTCGGGAGACTGTGCGAAGAGGATATGCTGAGAGAGCGTCACAAAAAATGTGAAAATAAAAAGGGTTTTAATGATTTTTTGTGACGCTTTCTTCATTCGCTTTATCTATAGTTATCGTACTGAAGGGCAACTGGGAGTTCAATTGTAAGCAAGTGCTTTTGAATGGCTTGAAGGTCATCCAATTGCTTGCCTGTTACGCGAACGGAATCGCCTTGAACCTGAGCGTTGACTTTCAATTTGGTTTCTTTAATGGCAGTCGTAATTTTTTTTGCGATTTCTTTATCGATGCCTTGTTTCAGTTTCACTTTTTGGCGCAAGCTGTTGTGCGTGGCGGGTTCAAGCTTCCCAAAGTCTAACACCTTCGTCGCGATACCACGCTTAATCATTTTTGATTGAAGAATATCGACGACGGATTTCAATGTGAATTCACTTGCCGATTCAAGGGTGATTTCCATATCCTTTTGGTTAAAAAGAATATCGGAACCGGTGTCTTTTAAATCATAACGCTGCGCAAGTTCCTTCTTGGCTTGATTGAGTGCATTATCAAGCTCTTGCATATCAATTTTTGAAACGATGTCAAATGAATGTTCCGATGCCATAAACGAGTTAAAGAATTTAAGTAAAAAAAATATGGTGATTGAATTAGTGTAAATATAGTGAAACCGAATTTACCGCCGTTTCTTATCAAGTGTTGCATTAACGGCGCGTTTTACAAAGCCGTTTGCTTTTTTCAAACTTTCTTCTGCTTCTTCTTTGGTACAAACCAGAAAGTACATAGTAATTGCGGTTTTCAATTTGCCGCCCGCGGTTTCCAGCAAGGCTTCGGCGGTTTCATAATCGGCTCCGGTGGCAAGCATGAAGATTCGCTTCGTTCGCTCAACGAGTTTCAAGTTTGTTTGCTGCAAGTCAATCATCATGTTTCCATAGGTTTTCCCATTCAGAATCATTGCTCCGGTAGAAACCATATTCAATACCATTTTATGTGATGTTCCGGCTTTAAGCCGTGTTGAACCCATAATAACCTCGGGGCCAACAAGGGTGCGAATCACCACGCTTGCCGGTTCTTTGACATCGGGGTTTGAGGTAAGAAAAATGGTTTTGGCTTTAAGCTTGCGTGCGAAACGAAGCCCGCCCAGCACAAAAGGCGTGCGTTTGCTCGCGCTGATGCCGAAAAGAACATCGTGCTTCGAAAAACCACGCCTTTTTAATTCATTTGATGCAGCAGTTTCATCATCTTCGGCACCTTCGACGGACCGAAAAACCGCGTCATTCCCACCGGCGATAATCCCTTGAACCAAATCGGGTGAAACACCAAATGTTGGCGGGCACTCCGAAGCATCGAGTATGCCAAGCCTTCCCGAGGTTCCGGCACCCAAGTAAAACAAGCGACCACCGTTTTGAAATGCTTTCGCGACGAGCTGAATTGCGCGCGCGATTTCTGGCAGAGATTCGCCGACAGCCTTTGCTACGCGTGCGTCTTCGCGGTTGATGAGACGGGCAATCTCAAGCGCACCGGCTTCATCAATTTTTTTGGTTCGTGTATTGACTTGTTCTGTGAGAAGGGAAGAGATTTCACGAAAAATGAGTTTTGATTTGCTTGTTGCCACAGTAAGAAAACTTATTAAAGTCTATTGAAAGAATCATAATGAAAAAAAATCTGAATATTTGAATGCTGATAAGTAATGAAATTATCGAAAGTTATCGCAACGTTTCCTATTTTGAAGAAGTCAAAAATGTTATCTAACTCAATTATAATTTATTATTAAAGGAGAATGGTATGAAAATATTAAAATATATCGGTTATGGTTTTGGTGTTCTTTTATTACTTGTAGTGGTGTTGATTATTGCAATGCCGTCACAGTTTACTATTGTGCGAAAAGCAACCATCAAAGCGCCGAAGAAAGTCGTTTATGAGCGGGTCATTTATTTCAAAAATTTTCCTAAATGGAGCCCGTGGCAAGATTTTGACCCGAAAATGACAACATCGATAAAAGGTGAAGACGGGAAAGTGGGTGCGGTGTATGAATGGTCGGGCAATGATTCGGTTGGCAAAGGAACACAAAGCATAACGGCAGTTACGGAAGAGCGAATTGATTTAGACTTACATTTTATCACCCCGTTTGAATCTCACAGCAAAACAGACTATGTGGTGAAAGCCATTTCGGAAGTGGAGACAGAAATTACTTGGACATTACATACCTCATTGCCTCGCCCTCTCAATATCTTTGGTCCAATCTTTAATCTTGAAGAATCGGTAGGTAAAGATTATGAGCGAGGCCTGACAAAGCTAAAAACCTTGTGTGAAACGTATGTTGCAGAAAACTATCGAGGTGGGTTTGAAATTGTGGAGTTTGATTTTCCGGAACGGCTTTATGTGGTGAAAAAAGGAAGCATAAAAATGACGGAGATTGAAAAATTTTATGGTGTAAATTTTTCAAAAGCAGTTGAAGAAATTAAGAAAGCCAATCTCTTAATGACGACCCCGCCCACCGGTCTTTACTGGGTGTGGGATGAAGCCAAAGGAATGGTTGAAATGGCCGCAGGCTTCGGGGCGACCGGCGAAGTGAAGGGTTTGGAAACAGTTAAGATTCCTGCACAAAAAGCATACAAAATTGCGTTTTATGGCCCAAGCAGCGGGACGATGAAAGCCCATTTAGCAATGGATGAATACTTTAAGGCGAAGGGGTTTCAGCAAGGCTTGCCGGTAATGGAAGAATACGCCGCTGATGCCACCACCGAAAAAGACAGCACCAAATGGCTAACGAATGTGGTGTACTTTAAGAAATAAAAATCAACATTTCATAAAACAGAAAGCGCCTCGTGGGAGGCGCTTTTTTTATTTTTCCAATCTTAGTTTGAATTTGCTCCTAATTTTAATTCACGAATGATTTCTTCGGCTCTTTCTTTCGATTCCCAAAACCAAAAGATTTTGATGAAAGAAAATATCTTGCTTTAATACTATATAAGTTCAATCAATTCACTTCAAAAACACATCCAAAGCCTTGCCCAAAGAGGGTGTAAAAAGCACTTCGATGCCGTACTTCTCCGACATCGATTTCCCGCTTTCCTTGTTATTCTCAGGCACCACAATCCGCTCGAATCCCAGCTTTTTCGCTTCTGAAATTCGCCGTTCC
Protein-coding regions in this window:
- a CDS encoding pseudouridine synthase, which gives rise to MKEKLERLISKRGLGSRREAQSLILNGLVFVNGIKATHPLQLVNPDSDISITGSHPIQSSQNQMKDFVYLIYHKPKGEVTTKRDELGRKTVYDAFLRYRGNQHTNGINPVGRLDLDSTGLLLFTNDSVFANFLTNPENEIPKKYFLRLREPLSDKDIEIISNGILIQERGSEYLAKPLSFQMITSHSATICLTEGKNREVRKIFLALGNKVLDLKRIGFGNLNLEMKQDSLSKAYFLFDHPFPLSDFRIINKTDVWKGFIKTKQKN
- a CDS encoding adenylate/guanylate cyclase domain-containing protein, which translates into the protein MRSTFFHFKIQIRSLTTEFLFQIKSLFFTVFVFTLPPIFNSLSAQDLALLGNIKSHSDSLAASLVQKLETSNDSLRVRILNQLCWLYRSIDFAKSIRYGKEALTLAESRQDKPALIEGLNFIGVTYRNVGNYPLAIESFIQAKKFSAEIGDLKQKAYALNNLGDIYRIDNQLDAALNASKQALAIFDSLGENNGSAYAHLRIGEAFQALGNFQDALKSFGYALKIREKEQDKTAIRAALSLTGECYAEMGNHRDALQYHFKALALAEAQRNPQAVAVAVNNIARSYLMLKKYSESLDFAKRGLQTSQLLKSPEQTRRSSLILSDIFASKGDYATSLQYLRNATAIRDSLIGEETKKRIAAIQAGYDAEVRQAQIEMLTLKTESQRILQNGFTIGLVLLGIIIVLILFAYRSKRLSARELAKQNTEIEAERSKSDKLLLNILPESIAERLKKGESVIADSFPDCTILFADLVGFTKLSIGTTPEALVTFLNDIFSRFDSLAEFYGLEKIKTIGDSYMAAGGIPKPQKDHAKRVAEFALAMQGVIRDFDSAGSVNLAIRIGIHSGPVVAGVIGDKKFIYDLWGDTVNTASRLESQGIAGEIQVSETTFQLIEPYFTSNLVGN
- a CDS encoding glycoside hydrolase family 3 N-terminal domain-containing protein, yielding MISRVYDFFSQLFKFFVIGFLSLQSLKAQFPTSAFLDTTKRAKPEQIFSRPSLWADAVLNRMTIEEKIGQLFAASCSSVFLPSDNEQYQRVLELIRAGKVGGVMLMKGDVYSAAMLVNRLQRNARFPLLISADMEWGATMRIDRATEFPVNMGIAATWNPLFAYKAGQITAREAHAMGIHHNYAPSVDLNNNPSNPIINTRSFGENIELTNAMADAYILGTQSQGILATVKHFPGHGDTEIDSHKDLPILKFSRGRLDSIELKPFRSAIKNGVMSIMVGHLAVPAITGSEKIPASLSKLMVDSLLRKALNFQGLIVTDGMRMAGVRKFYSAGEAAIAAIDAGIDIILDSPDITEAYASVLSAVQIGRISEERINESARRILVAKEWLKLHEQRFANLETLADIVGNQSSISLSQEIAENALTALQLEKKRIPLAPKTTRRKRKMLNISISNSSISNYGEAFYTAFKNSFAYSERIRIDKRSNKMDFDETLKEIPKSAAVVVSCYADIRSFEGKYGFDGELDNFLKRLIKSCNAAKTPVILISFGTPYLILAYPEAPTYLIAYSSARACEQAAVRWLKGEVSAKGKLPVKMSAKFPFGKESIQTVTP
- a CDS encoding tetratricopeptide repeat-containing sensor histidine kinase; the protein is MKKASQKIIKTLFIFTFFVTLSQHILFAQSPELEAKQALADSLAYQASEFYNNDDYNSADSCASAALELSKSIGYQKGIAAAYNAFGINYVYQSRYSEGKEYLFKSLKIYETLGDSIGALSSLTTLGAAFSEQGQYTPALTHYFRALHISEFLKDTVKEARLLNNIANVYSEQSNFDEALKFYNSALKAFENLNNNRGISILLVNIASTEHQMKRNDDALKSYNRSLEIRRKLGDIRGVANTLIGIADVYFDLKQYAKAKLLYQESLDILKKLSAPRLYTYALKGLGKVYLATGEPKKGIPFAKQSLAIADSIHVQSEIKDAAFLLSSLYEKLGEASTALKYFKVYSDFKDTVLSQESLKAAANFREQYEVAKKEREIAELSITKAEQQLEIASQRITQNQFIAGVIILVISLVALSFFSYVKQKSENEIRQKNEALALALKEKEEQRAEAERQRKIAYEAVAFKDDLIRIAAHDLKNPLQSVLGYSEILQEQTKLDKPITTQNLDMIRRIFLSSDRMLSLIKDLLDSAPKAFGMELNFSRVDLPHLIKGVIELNDYQKSRKGQSIVFETDCNSFIAEVDKEKFKEVVDNLISNAIKYSPPGKTIWVNFESPKSNRDGNGSSPLRISIKDEGQGLTAEDQAKLFGRFQKLSAKPTGGESSSGLGLYIAKKLITDHGGDIYAHSQGKGAGSTFFIELPVSSH
- a CDS encoding YajQ family cyclic di-GMP-binding protein, whose translation is MASEHSFDIVSKIDMQELDNALNQAKKELAQRYDLKDTGSDILFNQKDMEITLESASEFTLKSVVDILQSKMIKRGIATKVLDFGKLEPATHNSLRQKVKLKQGIDKEIAKKITTAIKETKLKVNAQVQGDSVRVTGKQLDDLQAIQKHLLTIELPVALQYDNYR
- the murQ gene encoding N-acetylmuramic acid 6-phosphate etherase encodes the protein MATSKSKLIFREISSLLTEQVNTRTKKIDEAGALEIARLINREDARVAKAVGESLPEIARAIQLVAKAFQNGGRLFYLGAGTSGRLGILDASECPPTFGVSPDLVQGIIAGGNDAVFRSVEGAEDDETAASNELKRRGFSKHDVLFGISASKRTPFVLGGLRFARKLKAKTIFLTSNPDVKEPASVVIRTLVGPEVIMGSTRLKAGTSHKMVLNMVSTGAMILNGKTYGNMMIDLQQTNLKLVERTKRIFMLATGADYETAEALLETAGGKLKTAITMYFLVCTKEEAEESLKKANGFVKRAVNATLDKKRR
- a CDS encoding SRPBCC family protein, translating into MKILKYIGYGFGVLLLLVVVLIIAMPSQFTIVRKATIKAPKKVVYERVIYFKNFPKWSPWQDFDPKMTTSIKGEDGKVGAVYEWSGNDSVGKGTQSITAVTEERIDLDLHFITPFESHSKTDYVVKAISEVETEITWTLHTSLPRPLNIFGPIFNLEESVGKDYERGLTKLKTLCETYVAENYRGGFEIVEFDFPERLYVVKKGSIKMTEIEKFYGVNFSKAVEEIKKANLLMTTPPTGLYWVWDEAKGMVEMAAGFGATGEVKGLETVKIPAQKAYKIAFYGPSSGTMKAHLAMDEYFKAKGFQQGLPVMEEYAADATTEKDSTKWLTNVVYFKK